Proteins encoded in a region of the Bacillota bacterium genome:
- a CDS encoding radical SAM protein — MRISKKDALDWFLFYAMLPEDEELSVKQQEILYATFAQIEAAIDHRNEELMAHVRGLKTLENRTFYVGPESKFPNGCRSCLLGTGLGAIRKTNKCNLECRFCYNYGQLHDIPPVGEGMWEIGGTKLYEKDLPLLFSIQKKPTGIAYVYLEPFMEIEKYLPVIKRFSDAGIHQHMYTNGTLATEQSLRALGEAGLNELRFNLGASLCSDRVIENMGLAKKYIAGVGIETPMTPEFYEQFFQKKEAILATGLDFINCAELHLNENNIENYLGENMYICRQGYISPIWSRELTLKFMAVAAEENWNLAVHDCSNYTKFARGLNLGTNQGMWFGASNYACEFSRLPYEAFLPILRDKSFQFIEEDELPEGYKPGDLVL, encoded by the coding sequence GTGAGGATTTCTAAGAAGGACGCTTTGGACTGGTTTCTGTTTTACGCGATGCTACCTGAAGACGAGGAGCTAAGCGTAAAGCAGCAAGAGATACTTTACGCTACCTTTGCGCAAATCGAGGCCGCGATTGACCACCGCAATGAAGAGCTAATGGCCCATGTTCGCGGCTTAAAGACGCTTGAGAACAGGACTTTCTACGTGGGGCCAGAAAGTAAATTCCCCAACGGTTGCCGTTCCTGCTTGCTAGGGACAGGGCTAGGTGCCATACGTAAAACCAATAAATGCAACCTAGAGTGCCGTTTCTGCTACAACTACGGGCAGCTCCACGACATTCCTCCGGTTGGAGAGGGAATGTGGGAGATTGGCGGCACTAAACTATATGAGAAGGACCTCCCCTTGCTGTTTTCTATTCAGAAGAAGCCCACAGGCATTGCTTATGTCTATCTTGAGCCATTTATGGAAATCGAAAAATACCTCCCGGTCATCAAGAGGTTTAGCGACGCAGGCATTCATCAGCATATGTACACGAATGGCACTTTAGCCACAGAGCAAAGCTTGCGGGCATTAGGAGAAGCCGGTCTTAATGAGTTACGCTTTAACTTAGGTGCCTCTCTATGTTCCGACCGAGTCATCGAAAACATGGGTCTGGCTAAAAAGTATATCGCCGGTGTAGGCATCGAAACACCCATGACGCCTGAATTTTATGAGCAGTTTTTTCAAAAGAAGGAGGCCATCTTGGCGACAGGCCTCGATTTTATTAACTGTGCAGAGTTGCACCTAAATGAGAACAATATCGAAAACTACCTTGGCGAAAACATGTACATTTGTCGGCAAGGCTATATATCTCCGATTTGGAGCAGAGAGCTCACGCTTAAATTCATGGCTGTAGCAGCAGAAGAAAACTGGAATCTGGCTGTTCATGATTGTTCAAACTACACTAAATTTGCCCGCGGTTTAAATCTCGGTACTAATCAGGGGATGTGGTTCGGGGCCAGTAACTACGCCTGTGAATTTTCGCGGCTCCCGTACGAGGCCTTTTTGCCGATTCTACGCGACAAGAGCTTTCAGTTTATTGAAGAAGACGAACTGCCCGAGGGCTACAAACCAGGGGATCTGGTTCTGTGA